One Virgibacillus proomii DNA window includes the following coding sequences:
- the murQ gene encoding N-acetylmuramic acid 6-phosphate etherase, with protein MADDSQLTEMKNNKSKNLHEFSTMQIIKLMNEQDKKVADVVALALPQIKLAIETMVQAIEKGGHVIYFGAGTSGRLGVLDASECPPTFGVSPDLIQGVIAGGDAALRNAIEDAEDNWENGKKDVLNHVTTKDVIVGIASSGNTPYVLGAVQQANEMGVPTIGISCNVDTKLSKNVNIPIELPVGAEIVTGSTRLKAGTAQKMVLNMLSTATMIRLGKVYKNLMINVQATNKKLRKRAINIIQELTGVDEISAKKANKEADGDVRIAILMLLFHIDPIKAKMMLSKHNGNFVKAIKENSLER; from the coding sequence ATGGCAGATGATTCACAATTAACCGAAATGAAAAATAATAAGTCCAAAAATCTTCATGAATTTTCTACAATGCAAATCATAAAATTAATGAATGAACAAGATAAAAAAGTAGCTGATGTGGTTGCATTAGCACTTCCGCAGATTAAATTAGCTATCGAAACAATGGTACAAGCAATTGAAAAAGGAGGACATGTCATCTATTTTGGTGCAGGAACCAGTGGTAGATTAGGAGTATTAGATGCATCTGAGTGCCCGCCAACATTTGGTGTCTCTCCTGACTTGATACAAGGGGTTATTGCGGGTGGCGATGCTGCGCTTAGAAATGCAATAGAAGATGCAGAAGATAACTGGGAAAATGGAAAAAAAGATGTACTAAATCATGTTACAACAAAAGATGTGATCGTTGGTATAGCATCGAGCGGCAATACCCCTTATGTTTTAGGTGCAGTACAACAGGCAAATGAAATGGGTGTACCAACAATCGGTATTTCGTGCAATGTAGACACGAAACTATCGAAAAATGTTAATATTCCAATAGAGTTACCTGTAGGAGCAGAAATAGTTACGGGTTCAACCCGTCTGAAAGCTGGAACTGCACAAAAAATGGTTTTAAATATGCTGTCTACAGCTACGATGATACGACTGGGTAAAGTATATAAGAACCTTATGATCAATGTGCAAGCAACAAATAAAAAGCTGCGCAAACGGGCAATCAACATTATTCAAGAACTGACTGGTGTTGATGAAATTTCTGCGAAGAAAGCGAATAAGGAAGCAGACGGGGATGTACGCATAGCAATTTTAATGTTGCTGTTTCATATAGATCCAATCAAAGCAAAAATGATGTTGTCTAAGCATAATGGAAATTTTGTTAAGGCGATAAAAGAAAACAGTTTAGAAAGATAA
- a CDS encoding BadF/BadG/BcrA/BcrD ATPase family protein gives MLFQIGIGDRHVLYSLDAGGTKTYAAVMDHDKNILFSVKNGQGNVAVDREETQHNIMDAIKVCMNSEYGSKCEFIVLGVAGIEKGNSKLEFKQLVEEQFQIPTFVLNDAELALYSVLGDENGILAIAGTGSVFIGKNKSTIKIIGGWGHLLGDEGSSYDIGIQALKRLISEIEQGSIQKEFATSLAGEYQLWTPSAIKDFVYSSTKKEIAELSLFVHQLAKNKDIDAIRLLENAGYEIAQQVIRLTKLLRLEPPITIVLKGGLLEKNEFIQKYVEIKLKEFSTDMSLLFRNTPAVTGSLYAWKSQIGG, from the coding sequence TTGCTTTTTCAAATTGGGATAGGTGATAGACATGTATTATATAGTCTTGATGCAGGTGGAACTAAAACGTATGCAGCAGTGATGGATCATGATAAAAATATACTTTTCTCCGTAAAAAATGGACAGGGTAACGTAGCAGTGGATAGGGAAGAGACTCAACATAATATTATGGATGCAATAAAAGTTTGTATGAATAGTGAATATGGTAGTAAGTGTGAGTTTATTGTTTTAGGTGTTGCCGGAATTGAAAAAGGTAATTCTAAATTAGAGTTTAAACAATTGGTGGAGGAACAATTTCAAATACCAACTTTCGTTTTAAATGATGCGGAATTAGCTCTCTATTCGGTTTTAGGAGATGAAAACGGGATATTGGCAATAGCAGGAACAGGATCTGTCTTTATTGGAAAAAATAAATCCACCATTAAAATAATTGGTGGTTGGGGGCATTTGTTGGGAGATGAAGGAAGCTCATATGATATCGGCATTCAGGCATTAAAACGGTTGATCTCCGAAATCGAGCAAGGTTCTATTCAAAAAGAATTTGCTACATCCTTAGCTGGCGAATACCAACTATGGACACCGTCTGCCATAAAAGATTTTGTTTATTCTTCTACAAAAAAAGAAATTGCTGAACTATCCTTATTTGTACATCAACTTGCTAAAAATAAGGATATAGATGCAATCAGACTTTTGGAAAATGCTGGTTACGAAATAGCTCAGCAGGTTATACGGCTGACTAAACTACTCAGATTAGAGCCTCCAATAACCATTGTTTTGAAAGGCGGCCTATTAGAAAAGAATGAATTTATTCAGAAATACGTTGAGATAAAATTAAAAGAATTCTCAACCGATATGTCGCTTCTATTTAGAAATACCCCGGCAGTAACAGGTTCTCTCTATGCATGGAAAAGTCAAATAGGAGGTTAA
- a CDS encoding CalY family protein — protein MGIKKQIGIGVLSAALGLAMIGGGTYAYFSDEEVSQNTFAAGTLDLNAEPTEMINLNNLKPGDSMIRTFELQNNGTLDIEKVLLETNYSVIDAKSDNTDDFGKHIEVEFLYNADKLDEVIYKTTLADLKNMKPEAVNKHVFYPQFGDKGLPAGTVDDIAVKFNFVDNGKDQNEFQGDALNLEWTFKAVQAPGEAR, from the coding sequence ATGGGAATTAAAAAACAAATCGGTATTGGGGTATTATCAGCAGCACTTGGTTTAGCAATGATAGGCGGTGGAACATATGCATACTTCAGTGATGAAGAGGTAAGTCAAAATACATTTGCAGCAGGTACACTTGACTTAAATGCTGAACCAACAGAAATGATTAATCTTAATAATTTAAAGCCAGGCGACTCCATGATTCGTACATTTGAGCTGCAAAACAACGGAACGTTAGACATTGAAAAGGTACTATTGGAAACGAATTATTCTGTTATCGATGCTAAAAGTGACAATACAGACGACTTTGGAAAGCATATTGAAGTTGAGTTTTTATATAATGCCGATAAACTGGATGAAGTCATCTATAAAACCACGTTGGCAGATCTCAAAAACATGAAACCGGAAGCGGTTAATAAACATGTTTTTTACCCACAATTTGGTGACAAGGGACTTCCTGCCGGTACAGTAGATGATATCGCGGTAAAGTTTAACTTTGTTGATAACGGAAAAGACCAAAACGAATTTCAAGGGGACGCTTTAAATCTCGAGTGGACATTTAAAGCAGTCCAAGCACCTGGTGAAGCAAGGTAA
- a CDS encoding SipW-dependent-type signal peptide-containing protein, translated as MRCWTKYKMTSKKYLLFPLVMGYLLLVAVSQWTTPTTAYFTDSQSIDGKVSASKQFCKKEEECTTEQKRVEEQTKSENRKQEADQGKAASDKQGKKDEDITQDSSTDKNRDKANDKKQSNELENKHQKSTAEETNQTTTDNAAVNELNEQTK; from the coding sequence ATGCGTTGCTGGACAAAATATAAAATGACAAGCAAAAAATATCTTTTATTTCCACTTGTTATGGGATACCTGTTATTGGTGGCGGTCTCTCAATGGACTACTCCGACAACAGCTTATTTCACGGATAGTCAGAGCATTGATGGAAAGGTATCTGCTTCAAAGCAATTTTGTAAGAAAGAAGAAGAATGTACGACAGAGCAAAAGAGAGTGGAAGAACAAACAAAATCAGAAAATAGGAAACAGGAAGCTGATCAAGGAAAAGCGGCTTCAGATAAACAGGGAAAGAAAGATGAAGACATTACACAAGACAGTTCAACAGATAAAAATAGAGATAAAGCCAACGATAAAAAGCAATCAAATGAGCTGGAAAATAAACATCAAAAGTCGACAGCAGAAGAAACAAATCAAACAACAACAGATAATGCCGCTGTAAATGAGTTGAACGAGCAAACAAAATAA
- a CDS encoding glycerophosphodiester phosphodiesterase — MKKRSNKLLAITLFVISITVLLPTISASANTANSFTIAHRGASGQAPENTMAAFDKALEYHADYFEVDVQMTKDGELILMHDTTVDRTTNGTGAVKDFTFEEIRQLDAGSWFHESFAGEKVPTLGEALDRHNGEIGILIELKNPELYPGIEQKIADELVKRNITNENSNIIVQSFNWESVKQIHQLLPSIPTGVLIGYGQTIGGKITDEQLASFQTYADYVNPNKSLLNQETVDRIHKYAFKTWPYTVNDRNWVTQLIEWGVDGIITDYPLLVNMPASAATIKTLVERFEGKELSSETAHALKIHLTTVSQYEEQGLQDKAMKHMNGFITLLNEQKKNGLISDRGYQLLLSEANFLMEKR, encoded by the coding sequence ATGAAAAAACGTTCGAATAAACTTTTAGCTATTACCTTATTTGTTATCAGTATCACAGTATTACTACCAACCATTTCTGCGTCAGCAAATACGGCGAATTCTTTTACTATCGCCCATCGCGGTGCATCCGGCCAGGCACCGGAAAATACAATGGCCGCTTTTGACAAAGCGCTTGAATATCATGCCGATTACTTTGAAGTAGATGTACAAATGACAAAAGATGGCGAATTAATTCTCATGCATGATACAACTGTCGACCGTACAACGAATGGTACAGGTGCAGTTAAAGATTTTACCTTTGAAGAAATTAGACAGCTGGATGCAGGAAGCTGGTTCCATGAATCATTTGCCGGTGAAAAGGTACCGACACTCGGAGAAGCATTAGACCGTCATAATGGGGAAATCGGTATCCTCATTGAATTAAAAAATCCAGAGCTCTATCCAGGTATTGAACAGAAAATAGCAGATGAACTAGTAAAACGTAACATCACAAATGAAAACAGCAATATCATTGTTCAATCTTTTAATTGGGAATCTGTTAAGCAAATTCATCAACTACTGCCATCGATTCCAACTGGTGTACTGATTGGTTATGGCCAAACCATTGGCGGGAAAATAACCGATGAACAGCTAGCAAGCTTTCAAACATATGCTGATTATGTAAACCCTAATAAAAGTTTATTAAATCAAGAAACCGTTGACCGTATCCATAAATATGCCTTCAAAACATGGCCCTACACCGTCAATGATCGAAATTGGGTTACACAACTAATCGAGTGGGGAGTGGACGGCATCATTACCGATTATCCGTTACTCGTAAACATGCCAGCCAGTGCAGCAACAATCAAAACACTTGTTGAACGCTTTGAAGGAAAAGAACTCTCCAGTGAAACAGCACATGCATTAAAAATCCATCTAACAACCGTCAGTCAATATGAGGAACAAGGATTACAAGATAAAGCTATGAAACATATGAACGGCTTTATCACCTTATTGAATGAACAGAAAAAGAACGGGTTGATTTCCGACCGCGGATATCAGCTACTTCTTAGCGAAGCAAATTTTTTAATGGAAAAACGATAA
- the anmK gene encoding anhydro-N-acetylmuramic acid kinase AnmK, with translation MLVVGLMSGTSLDGIDASLVKMEGYKRRTRMEVLKSISLPYNDELKQELLLAINKTSSNVEQICSLNFKMGYVFANAVKAVCKEANIHLHQLDLIGSHGQTLYHIPKAHHSLAKSTLQVGDPSIIAYETNTVVVSNFRTMDIAAGGEGAPLIPYMDWLLFRDENKGRILQNIGGIGNCTVIPKNAQINEIYAFDTGPGNMIIDELCRKLCHLPFDEGGRIAAKGKVHKDIVDRWMQHAYFRLVPPKSTGREDFGSEYTKEILTLSSNLPPEDLIATATYFTAFSIVDAYKKFVFPNSEVSEIILSGGGGNNHTLIKMIEQLLPTINVFTIDQLGITTDEKEAVGFAVLANETIHQQQTNVPKATGAIEPVILGQIALPPYGDHKQILKKGYNNKTIQARWENDGR, from the coding sequence ATGTTAGTTGTTGGCCTCATGTCAGGAACCTCATTAGATGGAATTGATGCTTCGCTTGTAAAAATGGAAGGTTATAAAAGAAGAACCCGTATGGAAGTTTTGAAGAGCATATCATTGCCTTACAATGATGAATTGAAGCAAGAACTGCTTTTAGCAATAAATAAAACTAGCTCGAATGTGGAACAAATATGTAGTTTGAACTTTAAGATGGGCTATGTCTTTGCGAATGCTGTAAAAGCAGTTTGTAAAGAAGCCAACATTCATTTACATCAATTAGACTTAATTGGTTCGCATGGTCAAACTTTATATCACATTCCAAAAGCACATCATTCTTTAGCTAAATCAACGTTGCAAGTTGGTGATCCTTCTATCATAGCATATGAAACAAATACAGTAGTTGTCTCTAATTTTAGAACAATGGATATCGCAGCGGGCGGAGAAGGTGCACCTTTAATACCTTATATGGATTGGCTTTTATTTCGGGATGAAAATAAAGGAAGAATATTACAAAATATTGGCGGCATTGGTAATTGCACTGTAATTCCAAAAAATGCTCAAATAAATGAAATATATGCATTTGATACCGGTCCAGGGAACATGATAATAGATGAATTATGTAGAAAATTATGTCACCTTCCTTTTGATGAAGGTGGAAGGATAGCAGCAAAAGGGAAAGTTCACAAGGATATTGTAGATAGATGGATGCAACATGCGTATTTTCGTTTAGTTCCTCCAAAATCAACTGGAAGGGAAGACTTTGGTAGTGAATATACCAAAGAAATACTAACGTTATCTAGCAATTTACCACCAGAAGATTTAATCGCAACAGCTACTTATTTTACAGCCTTTTCCATTGTAGACGCGTATAAAAAATTTGTTTTTCCTAATTCGGAAGTTTCAGAAATAATTTTAAGTGGTGGTGGTGGAAATAATCATACGTTAATTAAAATGATTGAACAGTTACTGCCAACCATCAATGTGTTTACAATTGATCAACTTGGTATAACGACAGATGAAAAAGAAGCTGTTGGATTTGCAGTACTTGCTAATGAAACCATTCATCAGCAGCAGACAAATGTTCCTAAGGCAACAGGGGCTATTGAGCCAGTTATATTAGGACAGATAGCACTCCCGCCTTATGGAGATCATAAACAAATACTAAAAAAAGGATATAACAACAAGACAATACAAGCAAGGTGGGAGAACGATGGCAGATGA
- a CDS encoding DUF871 domain-containing protein, translating into MKKLGISIYPNHSTVENDKHYIHLASKYGFKRIFTCLLSVEGNKNEILSNFKETINFAKQLDMEVICDISPRIFKSLGISYDDLSFFNDLGVNGIRLDLGFTGNEESMMTFNPYGLNIEINMSNATKYLENILSFQPNRNKLIGCHNFYPHRYSGLSYDFFIECSKKFKKHGLRTAAFVSSKAATFGPWPIVEGLPTLEMHRELPIDVQAKHLFATTLIDDVIISNAYASEEEMELLSHMNKEKITFNIQLSDSVSDLEKKIVFDEPHFYRGDVSDYMIRSTQSRVKYRGESFPPHNTIDIKRGDIIIESDLYKQYAGELQIALKDMKNSGKTNVIGRIREEEIFLIDYLKPWDKFAFSNWDR; encoded by the coding sequence ATGAAAAAATTGGGAATTTCTATTTATCCAAATCATTCCACAGTAGAAAATGATAAACACTATATACATCTAGCAAGCAAATACGGATTTAAGCGCATTTTTACGTGTTTACTTTCCGTTGAAGGAAATAAAAATGAGATCTTATCTAATTTCAAGGAAACGATTAATTTTGCAAAACAGCTTGATATGGAAGTAATATGCGATATTAGCCCACGTATATTTAAAAGTTTAGGTATCTCATATGACGACTTATCTTTTTTTAATGACCTTGGGGTAAATGGAATTCGATTAGATCTTGGTTTTACTGGGAATGAAGAGTCCATGATGACCTTTAATCCATATGGGTTAAATATAGAGATTAATATGAGTAATGCAACGAAGTATCTGGAAAATATTTTAAGCTTCCAACCTAATCGGAATAAGTTAATAGGTTGTCATAATTTTTATCCACATCGCTACAGCGGTTTGTCGTATGATTTCTTTATCGAATGCAGTAAAAAGTTTAAAAAGCACGGATTGAGAACAGCTGCTTTTGTATCTTCAAAGGCTGCAACGTTTGGACCGTGGCCAATCGTAGAAGGGTTACCCACTTTAGAAATGCATCGCGAATTACCGATCGATGTTCAGGCAAAACATTTGTTTGCCACAACGTTAATTGATGATGTCATTATTAGTAATGCATATGCATCTGAAGAAGAAATGGAACTTTTAAGTCATATGAATAAAGAGAAAATAACGTTTAATATTCAACTAAGTGATTCAGTGAGCGATTTAGAGAAAAAAATAGTATTTGATGAACCTCATTTTTATCGTGGTGATGTTTCTGATTATATGATTCGTTCTACGCAAAGCCGAGTTAAATATAGAGGAGAGTCTTTTCCGCCACATAACACGATAGACATAAAAAGAGGGGATATCATCATAGAAAGCGATTTGTATAAACAATATGCAGGAGAATTACAAATTGCCTTAAAAGATATGAAGAATTCTGGGAAAACAAATGTTATCGGCAGAATACGAGAAGAGGAGATTTTCTTAATTGACTATCTGAAGCCATGGGATAAATTTGCTTTTTCAAATTGGGATAGGTGA
- a CDS encoding alkaline phosphatase, producing the protein MKIKNKKLAGLSLAVILSTSIVTYSMVNAARDNTNHQSQPTNGAAKNVILLIGDGMAENQISAAAYFKGGGYGADDLAMDQFTNVGYARTFSHDNTVTDSAAAATAFSSTYKTDNGVVGKAPKNKEHHENEEHFDVETVLEAAEQSGMSTGLVSTARITHATPAAFASHIDDRDKENNIAEQMILEHDIEVLLGGGKHQFLPKGDGGKREDGKNLLDAAKEKGYQLIENKDEMAKADSDKLLGLFNNSHMTYELDRDLTDEPSIDEMTNKALDVLQHDDDGFFLMVEGGRIDHAGHANYPATNIQETLAFDKAVKEAVEFAKKDKNTLVIVSADHETGGMSIGVNGEYGFNKDVIRNVKRTPEYISQQLNKHDADFADVMATYAGIHNLTEEEVDLVQSTTNKASAIAKIISDRALIGWTTTGHTAVNVPVYAYGPLAEKLTGTIDNTEIAKVISLSTTKSFTSQNLIDQVNELAANGEITDKKAARTLLIHLKTVRQFEEKEAVDKVVKQLTNFHLLLDKQKEKEVISTNAYQTLKNGTDALLAKWQ; encoded by the coding sequence ATGAAAATAAAAAATAAAAAACTGGCTGGACTTTCGCTTGCAGTTATATTAAGCACCTCTATTGTTACCTACAGTATGGTAAATGCAGCTAGAGATAACACCAACCACCAGAGTCAACCAACGAATGGTGCAGCCAAAAATGTCATTTTATTAATTGGTGATGGAATGGCAGAAAACCAAATATCTGCAGCAGCTTACTTTAAAGGGGGTGGATATGGTGCAGACGATTTAGCAATGGATCAGTTTACCAATGTTGGATATGCACGAACATTCTCACATGATAATACGGTTACAGACTCTGCCGCAGCGGCAACTGCTTTTTCCTCCACATATAAGACCGACAATGGAGTAGTGGGGAAAGCACCCAAAAACAAAGAACATCATGAAAATGAAGAACATTTTGATGTGGAGACAGTGCTCGAAGCTGCGGAACAAAGCGGTATGTCAACAGGGCTTGTTTCGACAGCCAGAATTACGCACGCAACCCCAGCTGCTTTTGCATCTCATATTGATGACCGAGATAAAGAAAATAATATCGCTGAACAAATGATCTTAGAACATGACATTGAAGTCCTGCTTGGTGGCGGAAAGCATCAATTTCTTCCAAAAGGAGACGGCGGGAAACGAGAAGATGGAAAAAATCTCTTAGATGCTGCGAAAGAAAAAGGTTATCAACTGATTGAAAATAAAGATGAAATGGCAAAAGCAGACTCGGACAAACTATTAGGTTTATTTAATAACAGCCATATGACATACGAATTAGACCGAGATTTGACCGATGAGCCAAGCATTGATGAAATGACAAATAAAGCATTGGATGTACTACAACATGATGATGACGGTTTCTTTTTAATGGTAGAGGGCGGGCGTATTGACCATGCAGGGCATGCCAACTATCCGGCAACGAATATTCAGGAAACACTAGCATTCGATAAGGCCGTCAAAGAAGCAGTTGAGTTTGCCAAAAAAGACAAAAATACTCTTGTTATTGTATCCGCCGACCACGAAACAGGTGGTATGTCGATTGGAGTAAACGGCGAGTACGGATTTAATAAAGATGTCATACGCAATGTAAAGCGGACACCAGAATATATTAGCCAGCAATTAAATAAACATGATGCCGATTTTGCTGATGTTATGGCAACTTATGCAGGTATCCATAACTTAACGGAAGAAGAAGTCGATTTGGTTCAATCAACTACAAATAAGGCTAGTGCCATCGCTAAAATTATCAGTGATCGTGCATTAATCGGCTGGACAACTACAGGGCACACAGCTGTTAACGTCCCAGTATATGCATATGGTCCTCTAGCGGAAAAACTAACCGGAACAATTGATAATACCGAAATTGCTAAAGTCATCAGCCTAAGTACAACCAAATCATTTACCTCACAAAATTTAATCGACCAAGTAAATGAACTTGCAGCAAACGGTGAAATAACAGATAAGAAAGCTGCACGGACACTATTAATACATCTGAAAACAGTCCGTCAATTTGAAGAAAAAGAGGCAGTTGATAAAGTTGTCAAACAGTTGACTAATTTCCATCTTCTGCTCGACAAACAAAAAGAAAAAGAGGTCATTTCCACTAATGCCTATCAAACACTTAAGAACGGAACAGATGCACTATTAGCTAAGTGGCAATAA
- a CDS encoding PTS lactose/cellobiose transporter subunit IIA, with translation MNIETEIFHIISHGGDAKSIAYEALELAYNGDFDLANKKMEEANQTLTKAHNTQTKLIQAEINGGKVEMSLLMVHAQDHLMAAISEMSLIEQMIKILNRVDQLEKKQGESV, from the coding sequence ATGAATATAGAAACAGAGATATTCCATATTATTTCTCATGGTGGGGATGCTAAATCGATTGCTTATGAAGCACTAGAGCTAGCCTATAATGGCGATTTTGATTTGGCTAATAAAAAAATGGAAGAAGCGAACCAAACCTTAACAAAAGCACATAATACACAAACGAAGCTCATTCAAGCAGAAATAAATGGGGGTAAAGTTGAGATGTCGTTATTAATGGTCCATGCACAGGATCACTTAATGGCGGCAATCAGTGAGATGTCCTTAATTGAACAGATGATCAAGATACTTAACAGGGTAGATCAATTAGAAAAAAAACAAGGAGAGAGTGTGTAA
- a CDS encoding PTS sugar transporter subunit IIB, producing the protein MKVLFVCSGGMSSAIVVNSLKKEAGKHGQDLEVKAIGSSEVASELENNWDVVMVAPQIKHRFDNIKKEADEFGVPCGAIPPQAYTPLGGPALFKTLKELVN; encoded by the coding sequence ATGAAAGTATTATTCGTGTGTTCTGGTGGTATGTCTAGTGCAATTGTTGTAAATTCGCTAAAAAAAGAGGCGGGAAAACATGGGCAAGACCTTGAAGTTAAAGCTATTGGTTCTAGTGAAGTAGCATCTGAACTCGAAAACAACTGGGATGTAGTTATGGTCGCACCCCAAATTAAGCATCGTTTTGACAATATAAAAAAAGAGGCGGATGAATTTGGTGTACCCTGTGGAGCCATTCCACCACAAGCTTATACTCCATTAGGAGGCCCTGCATTATTTAAAACATTGAAAGAATTAGTCAATTAA
- a CDS encoding MurR/RpiR family transcriptional regulator: MYILRMIRNQMKYFSKSEKLVAEYILNEPQKVVNFTTKELSEKCYTSEAAVIRFCKRVGIHSFKDFKIALAKEISLEKHEFIYDTPIKFDDNIGEVINKVITKSIKALQTTSQLLSTQQLEEAIVILHGAKRIYLYGAGGSSIVAQDLTLKLLRINRLAFHHPDIHVQMTNAANMDEHDVLFVVSTSGATKEVIQLIETAKEKNTKTILLTQQKNSFARRKADIILDISVEEENIRVGTMSARIAELAVVDALFIGLCIKLGDTFYNHIFNTHHAVSRFKE; encoded by the coding sequence TTGTATATTTTAAGAATGATTAGGAATCAAATGAAATACTTCTCCAAATCAGAGAAACTTGTTGCAGAATATATTTTGAACGAACCACAAAAAGTTGTAAATTTTACAACCAAGGAGCTTTCTGAAAAGTGTTATACAAGTGAAGCTGCGGTCATTCGGTTTTGCAAACGTGTCGGTATTCATAGTTTTAAAGACTTTAAAATTGCCCTGGCTAAAGAAATCAGCCTCGAAAAACATGAATTTATATATGATACTCCAATAAAATTTGACGACAACATAGGTGAAGTAATTAACAAAGTCATTACGAAATCAATAAAAGCTCTACAAACAACTTCACAACTTTTGTCTACTCAACAGTTGGAAGAGGCAATCGTAATACTACATGGTGCCAAAAGAATATACTTATATGGTGCAGGTGGGTCGTCTATTGTAGCTCAAGACCTAACCTTAAAATTATTACGAATTAATAGACTAGCTTTTCACCACCCTGATATACATGTACAAATGACGAACGCAGCAAATATGGATGAACATGATGTTTTATTCGTTGTTAGTACGTCTGGGGCAACGAAGGAAGTTATACAATTAATTGAAACAGCGAAGGAAAAAAATACGAAAACCATACTTCTTACGCAACAAAAGAATTCCTTTGCTCGAAGAAAAGCAGATATCATTCTAGATATATCCGTAGAAGAGGAAAACATTAGAGTTGGTACAATGAGTGCTAGAATTGCAGAGTTAGCGGTTGTTGACGCACTATTTATAGGGTTATGCATTAAACTTGGTGATACTTTTTATAATCATATATTTAACACACACCACGCCGTATCACGTTTTAAAGAATAA